The genomic interval CACAAGGGCGGCTATAAGGCCAAAAGCGCGAATCCGCTGAGCGGCGGCTCGCCCGGCCGCGGGATGCACGGCATGCCGTAGGCGGCCGGACGCGCTCACGTCGAACGCGAGCCAAGGGAGACCGGTTGTTTCAAACCGGTCTCCTTCGCGATTCGCGCAGGCAGCCTCATCGAGGCCTAATCCCATTCACCGTGCTCCGTCAAGCGCGGATTCTACGATCGTCATGGAGGAACAGATCGTGGAACAACTCACCGAACCGGTCGTACGCGTGGAGGGCCTGCGCAAGGTCTACACGCTCGGCGACGCCCAGGTCGTCGCGCTGGCGGGCATCGATCTCGAGATCCGTCGCGGCGAATTCGTCGCCGTGATGGGCCCCTCGGGATCGGGCAAATCGACGTTCATGCAGATCACCGGGCTGCTCGACAATCCGACCGCCGGTCAATACTATTTCGAGGGCACCGACGTCTCGCATCTCGATGCGGACGCGCGGGCCGACATTCGCAGCCGCCGCCTGGGCTTCGTCTTTCAGGCATACAATCTACTCCCGCGCACCAGCGCGCTCGAAAACGTCGAGCTGCCGATGGTCTACGCGGGCGTGCCCGCCGCCGAACGCGCGCGCATCGCGCGCGACATGATGGAGATCGTCGGCGTCGATCATCTCGCGCACCACCATCCGAATCAAATGTCGGGCGGACAGCAACAGCGCGTGGCGATCGCGCGCTCGCTGGTCAACCATCCGGGGCTCATCCTCGCCGACGAGCCGACCGGCGCGCTCGATACCAAAACCAGCGAAGACGTGATGCGGATCTTCAAAGAGCTGAACGAAAAGCAGGGCATCACGATCATGCTCGTCACCCACGAGCCCGATATCGCCGCCCATGCCAAACGGATCGTGACGTTCCGCGACGGCAATGTGATTTCGGATACCCTTCGACAAGCTCAGGGTGACAGATTAGTAGCTCACGGTGACAGATTAGTAGCTCAGGGTGACAGATTACAGGCTTACGGCGAAACCTGTCATGCTGAGCCTGTCGAAGCATGGAAGGAGCGAGTAGCATAATGTCGGATTTCAAAGGCATTCTGCGGCTGGCACTACAAGCGCTGGTGCGCAATAAAGTTCGCTCGATGCTCACCATGCTCGGTATCGTGATCGGTGTCGCGGCGGTGATCGTCACGGTCGCGATCGGCAGCGGCGCGCGCGTCTCGGTGCAGAACAGCATCAACTCCCTCGGTTCCAATCTCATCGTGGTGCAGCCGGGAAGCGTCACGAGCTCCGGCGCGCGCGGCGGATTCGGCACCGCGTCGACGCTCACGCCTGCCGACGGTATGGCGATCGCGCAGCTTCCCGGCGTCTCGGCGGTCTCGCCGGTGGTGACGATCCGCACGCAGGTCGTCGCCGGCGGCAACAACTGGCAAACGACGGTCACCGGCGTTGCGCCGACGTACGCGCAGATTCGCACCTGGCCGACGGCGAGCGGTTCGTTCTTTACGCAAAACGACGTGAACGACGCGGCCAAAGTCGCCGTGCTCGGACAGACCGACGTCTCCGAACTCTTCCCGAACGGTCAAAATCCGATCGGGCAGACGATTCTGATCAAAGGTGTGCCGTTCACGGTCGTCGGCACGCTCACACCGCTCGGACAGAGCAGCCTGGGCACCGATCAAGACGACACCGTGCTGATTCCCTACACGTCCGCGATGCAGCGCATCACCGGACAGACGACGGTGAATCAGCTGATGGTTTCAGCCGCGACGTCGGACGACATCACGCCGGTGCAGAACGAAGTCACGGCGCTGCTCACGCAGCGGCACCAAATCGCCGCCGGTCAGCCGGCCGACTTCCAGGTGCGCAACCTGCAGTCGATCGCGGCCGCCGCGTCGTCGACCGGCGCGGTGATGGAGTTCTTGCTCGCAGGCGTGGCGGCGGTTTCGCTGATCGTCGGCGGCATCGGCATCATGAACATCATGATGGTCTCGGTCACCGAGCGCACGCGTGAGATCGGACTGCGCATGTCGGTCGGCGCGCGCGGCGCGACGATTCTGCGCCAGTTCCTCACCGAATCGACAGTGCTCGCCGCCGCCGGCGGTGTGATCGGCGTGATCGCCGGATTCATCGGCACGTTCGTCGTCGCCGCGCTGGCCAAGTGGCCGACGCAGATCCCGATCGCATGGGTGATCCTCTCGGTCGCGTTCTCCGCGCTCGTCGGCATCTTCTTCGGCTACTATCCCGCGAAGAAAGCGGCGGGTCTGAATCCTATCGAGGCCTTGCGCTTCGAATAGGTGAGCGCGCCTTCGGTCAGCGCGCTCAAAACACGTGGGCTCCGGTCTTCTGTTCCTCCCCCGGAGCCCACGCTAACTTGTTACTGTCATCGTGAGCCCACACATCTGTCATCCTGAGCCCACACATCTGTCATCCTGAGCTTGTCGAAGGATACCCCTCAAGCAATGCAGCCCTGAGATCTTTCAAGTCTCGGCCTTTAGCGGTATCCCAGATGATCGAGGCATTGACGTAGCGGTACTCATGCCGCACACGGTTGCCCATACCGCGAATTTGGTAGACGTCGACGTGCGGAAAGCGTGATTCGAAACGTCGCTCCTCTGGCAAGTCTTGCTCCAATTCGGTCAAGCGCGTCATCCCTTCGGAGATGATCAGCAGCTGCCGTTCGACCGCGCTTTGTGTCTTCCGATCGCGCACATATGCATCGAAATCGTAGCCGGCAAGGAATTCATCGATTGCGTCGATCGACGAAAGCACGTCGGCAACACGTTGCTCGATCCGCTCGGATCGCCATTTAGAACGCACGCACGGCCTCTTTCAACGCATCGCGCAAGTGCGGCGCATCCTCAGGCGCGGGCCGTGTGACCGTATCCGCGTGACGGCCGAGACGCCGCTCGAGTATATCCGAAACGCGTCCGAGGTGGATGAGCGAAAATGGCACGCTGATCTTTGGGGTGATCATGATATCGACGTCGCTCTCCGGGCCTGCGTCGCCTCGCGCGACCGAACCGAAGACGTCGACGTGTGCAACCCCGTCGCGTTCCAGCGGCTCGCGAATCGTTCGGATTGCGGCAACGACGCGCGCGAGCTCGGGGGTTCCGGCGAGCAGCGAAATCGGCTTGCCCGCGAGCGCATCGGCGCTGATATTCAAGACCTCGGCGATGCGGACGCCGGTCGAAAAGCGCGGCTCGGCCGAGTCGCCGGACTCGAGCTTGCGGATTGCGTTCTCGGTTACACCCACCGCCGCGGCAAGCCGGGCCGCGGTCATGCCGATCTCGCGCCGGCGAGCCTTGATGCGCTCGCCCAATCGTGTCGCATGCTCCATGTAGCAAAGTATAGCATTGACGGAGGACCCCGTGCGGCATATACTGTGTTATACATAGTATATGGAACATGGTATCGGGGATGGTCTTTTCGAGAATCTGCGGCTGGAGCTGCGGCGGGGGTGTTTGACCCTCGCGGTGCTCTCGCAGCTGCGCACCGAGCGCTATGGCTACACGCTGCGCAAGGCCCTCGAAGAGGCCGGCCTCGAGATCGACGAGGGTACGCTCTACCCGCTGCTGCGACGCCTGGAAACCCAGGGACTGCTGCAGAGCGAGTGGCGCGAGGAGAACAAGCGCCGCAAGCGCTTCTACCGGCTCTCGCCGCCCGGCGAGCAGATGCTCGACCAACTCACCGATGAGCTGCACCGGATCAACACGTCGCTGCAACGGATCACCGCGGAGTCATAACGATGGACATGCTCAGCAACTACCTCTACGCCGTGCATCGCTACTTACCGAAGGATGCCGCGCGCGACGATATCGTCGCCGAAATCGGCGAGGCGCTGCAGTCTCAGATCGAAGAGCGTGAGCGCTCGCTCGGACGTCCGTTGAACGCCGACGAAGAAGCGGCGCTGATCAAAGCCTACGGTCATCCGCGTCTGGTTGCGTCGCGCTACGGCAAACACCAGGCGTTGATCGGCCCCGATCTGCTCCCGTTCTATTGGCCGGTCCTCATCTGCGTGCTTTCGATCGTCGTGGTGCTCGATCTGTTCATCGCGGCCGTTGCGGCGATCAAAACCGGCGATGTCCGGCGGTTCTGGGACGGTGCCGGTATCGCATGGGATGCGTTCTGGATCTACGCTGCCGTCATCACCGCGGTTTTTGCGTTGATCGAACGTGTGCCGGGTGCAGGCGCAAAATGTGCCGCGTGGATTTCACGCTGGGATCCGCGCCGGCTGCCGGCAGCGGGTTCGATCCAGGTTCCGCGCAGCGCGAGTTTCTTCGAGGCCCTCGGCAGCGCGGGAATGCTCGTCCTCCTCGTCGATCAGGGCTGGGCTCGCCATCTCGTGCTTTTCATGCTCTACGGTCCCGTCGGGCTCGCATTGCCGAACGTGACGTTCAGCGCGGCCTGGCTTCCGCTGTATGCGATCGTCATCGGCGCGACGGCAATCCTTTTGCCGGTCAACCTCGTGACCCTCATCCTCCCGCTCCTGCGCCGCCTGCGTGACGTCGCGCACCTGGCCGTCAACGGGGCGCTCGCGGCGGGCTGCGCCCTCGCACTACGCGGCGGCGCGCTCTTCCCCGCGGACCCGCGGCTCAATCAAATCGCCGTTGCCGCGCTTGCGATCGGAATCGTCGCCTTCGTCTGCGCCGTTGCCTTCAACGTGCGTGCGCTCCTACGTCACAGCCGAATGCCGGCGCTCGCTCCAGCCGCATGGGAAAAACCGACATACTAGCCGGCGTTGTTTCGGGCATCACCGGCGCGGCCACGATCTTTCTCTATCTCACGATCAGCCTGCCGCTCTTCTTTCATATCCCGCCGGTCGCGCTCTATCATCTCGATACGTCGAATCTAATCGGCTGGCAAGCCGCGCTGCACGCCGGATTGCCGGGCATCGTGCTCGGTCAGGCCGCACACGTGTGCGTCAGCTTGGTCTGGGGATTTTTCTTCGTCGCGCTGCTGCGCGCGTTTCCCGCGATGCGCGGCGCGCCGCTAGGCTGGGGCATCGTGTACGGCGTCGGCGTGATGCTCTTCATGCACTTCGTCGTGGTGCCGCTTGGGCACGCGCCGCGGCTGAGCTACACGCCCGCCTCACTGCTGAACAACCTCATCGCGCACACGCTCTTCTTCGGCGTGCCGGTCGCCTGGGTCGCGACGCGCGTGGCGGCTATGCGCGCAGCTGCGCGACTTTATCCTTGATCCGCTCGAGCGCGCTTACCACCGCGGGATCGAAATGCGTTCCGCTTTCGCGTTTGATCTGATCGAGCGCGTGACCGAAGGCCATCGCCGGACGATCGGGGCGCGCGTTCATCATCGCGACCAGCGCGTCGGCGACCGCGATCAGGCGTCCCGAGAGCGGAATCGCATCACCCTTGAGCTTGCGCGGATAGCCTTCACCGTCCCAGCGTTCGTGATGGGTGCGCGCCATCGTCGACGCGGCCGCAAAGAGCCGCGACTCCGAAACGGCGAGAATCTCCGCACCCGCGTCGGCATGACGCTCGACCGCGACGCGCGAAGTCGCCGAGAGTTTCGCCGTGCTCGCCAACGTCTTGTCGGGAATCGCGAGCTTGCCGATGTCGTACACGTGCGCTCCTTCGCGCAGGAGCTGTACGTCGGCGACCGAGCAGCGCACTTCGATCGCCAGCATCACCGCGATCTCGGCCGCCTGCTTCATTCGCGCGCCGGCGTCGGGGTAGCGCGCCGCGTACGTGCGATAGACGGCGTCGATCGCTTCGCGGTCGCGCTGATGCAAGCGGCGATCGACGCTTTCGGCGCGCTCTTTGAGATCGCGCATCTCTCCGTCGCGCACGTTCGCCGCGTTGTTTTGCGTCGCGAGCCGGCGCACGTGGCCGGCGAATTCTTCCGCGCTCACCGGCTTGTTCAAGAACACACTCACGCCCGCGCTCATCGCGCGCGAACGTAGGTCGCGATCGTCCTTACCGGTGAGCATGATGATCGGTGTCCGTTCGCGGCCCGGCACGCCGCGCAGCTCTTGTACGAAGGCAACGCCGTCCATTTCGGGCATGCTGTAGTCGACCACGCACAAGGTGGGATCCATCGCACTCATATAATGCAGTGCTTCACGCGGATCGGAGAACGCGACGACCTCGCCGCCGAGCATCTTTTCGATCGCCGTTGCATACATACGCAACGTCGGTTCGTAATCGTCGATTACCACGACCCTCGACATACCATCATTTTCGGCCCCTCTCCAGGAAGTCTCAAGGCGGGGTACTACTTTTTTACCCATATGCCCGAAACCAAGCCGCGCGTGGCCGTCATCGACGACGAACCTCGCATCCGCGAACTGCTCGAGCTGACCCTGGGCCACCACGGCTACGCGGTCCGCACCGCCGCCGACGGCCCGGCCGGCCTGGACCTCGTCAAGGACTGGGAGCCCGATTTGATCGTGCTCGACGTGATGATGCCGATGGTCAGCGGCATCGAGCTGCTGCCGATGCTGCGCCGGGTCACCGACGCACCGGTGGTGATGCTCTCGGCCCGCGGCGAGGTCGAGACCAAAGTCGAGGGGCTGATGCACGGGGCCGACGATTACCTGAGCAAACCGTTCGAAATGCAGGAATTGATCGCGCACATCGACGCCAAGCTGCGCCGCCCGCACCTGGAAAACCGCAACATCATCGCCTACGACGACATCACCGTCAACCTCGACGAGCACACGGTCGCGCGCGCCGGCAAGCGCATCGATCTCTCGCCGCTCGAGTACGATCTGCTGGTCACGCTGGTGCGCCGTCCGCGCCGCGTCTTCACCCGCGACGAGCTGCTCGATCTGGTTTGGGGAAACGAGAAAGACGTCGGGCAGAACGCGGTCGAACGCTACATCTCGTATCTGCGCGCAAAAATCGACGAGGGATTCGGGCGCCCGCTGATTCAGACCGTGCGCGGCGCGGGATACACGATCCGTGCCGACTGAACCGACCTTTCGAAATTTCGCCCGCCGCATCACCCGCGGCTACGTCATCCTCGCGGTCGCACTGATCGCCCTTGTTGCCGGCGCTTCGTCGGCGTTCTTCATCGTCGGGTTCGCCACCACGTTCAATCAGAACATCGACGCGGCGCAAACGCGCGTCCAGCAGCGCGTCAACGAATACGCGGCGCGGGGCGAGAGCCTCGCGCAAATCGCGCCCAACGTGCTGGCGGAAGAACCCAACGCTCATTCGCGCATGCTCGTGCTCGATTCGCAGCACCGCGTGATCGCCGGCGCCTCGGCGCAATTGAACGATAGCGAGCGCGCGATCGCGGGACTGCTCTTTTTGCGGCCTCGCTTCGTCGGCGTTCCGCACGGCGGCACGATCGTGCTCGAACCCGACGTCGGTGATTTTACCCATGCGCTCGTGCATTATTGGGAACGCATCGTTCCGATCGGCGTGCTGGCTGTGCTGATCGCGTGGCTCGCCGGGCGCGCCATCACCGGGCGCGCGCTGCGTCCGCTGCGCGAAGTCAACGACGCGCTCGGTTCGATCGCGCAGGGCGACTTCACGCCGAAGCTCCTGATCGAAAGCGACTCGAGCCTGCATGAACTCACCCAAACCTACAACGAAGTCGCGCAGCGGCTGAACGTCGCCACCTACGAACGGCGCCGGCAAGAAGCCGAGCTGCGGCAGTTCATCGCCGATGCCGGGCACGAGCTGCGCACGCCGCTTACGATCTTCATGGGGTACCTCGATGCGCTGCGTTCGGGCGTCGTGCAAGACGGGGAGAGCGTGGGGCGCGTGCACGAGACGATGCTCGACGAGAGCCGCAAGATGCGCGCGATCATCGAGAAGTTGATCTTGCTCGCGCGGCTCGAACGCGAGGTGCCGCCGGTTACCGACCGGATCGATCTGAACTCGATCGCGGCGCGCGCGGTCGACGCGCTGCGCCCGCTCGCCGGCGAACGGCTGCGCTTCGCGGCCGACGGTGACGCCGCGGTTCTCGGCGACGACACCGAACTCTACGAAGCGGTGAAGAACGTGGTCGAAAACGCGGTGCGTTACGCGCCGGCCTCCCCGGTCGACGTGCGCGTCGGCCGCGACGGCGCGACCGCGGTGCTGCAGGTCGCCGACCGCGGGCCGGGGATGCCGACGATCGACGTCGAGCACGCATTCGATCGGTTTTACCGCGGCAGCTCGCACGGCGAAATCGACGGTTCGGGCTTGGGCCTGGCCATCGCCAAACGCGCGGTCGAACGCATGGGCGGCTCGATCGCGCTCGATTCCCGCGTCGACGCGGGAACCACGGTCACCATGCGCTTTCCGGTGGAGGCATAACCTCGGGTCCTACCGTAGCTAGGTGAGCCAAACCGGCCCTCGGCTCCACGGAGGATCGCATGATCGACGCCCCACGCACCCTTTCCCGACGCTCGGATCTGGGATCGTTTCTGCGGACGCGCCGCAGCGCGCTGCGCCTGGTTGATGTGGGGCTCGAGGAAGAATCCGCTCGCCGGCACGTTGCCGGACTGCGCCGCGAAGAAGTCGCCAAGCTCGCCGGCATCTCGACCACGTGGTACACCTGGATCGAACAGGGCCGCGAGATCAACTTCTCGCCCGACGTGCTCGATCAGATCGGCCGCGCACTGCTGCTCACCGGCGCCGAGATCGGGTACCTGAAAGTGCTCGCTTCGGATACGCCGCCGCAGATCTGTGCGCTCGATCCCGACATTCCCGACGCGCTGCGCAAGCTGGTCGAATTGCATCCTGCCGCGCCCGCGTACATCGCGACGCCGCGCCTGGACATGCTGGTGTGGAATACGTTCGTCAGCGAAATCTTCGATTACGACGAGCATAAAGACGTGCTCGAACGCAATATCCTCTGGCGGATGTTCTTCGACGATTCGCGCCGCTCGCTCTATGTGGATTGGGACACATGCGCGCGCGCCTGCGTCGCGAACTTTCGCCACACCTACGCAAGCTATTTCGGCGATGCGAATTTCGACGCGCTGCTCGAGGTGATGCAGCGCGACGCGGATTTCGCGCGCATGTGGAGCGATTGGGAAGTGCTGCCCCCGGACGTGCCGCCGTTCCTGATTCGGCA from Candidatus Baltobacteraceae bacterium carries:
- a CDS encoding ABC transporter ATP-binding protein translates to MEQLTEPVVRVEGLRKVYTLGDAQVVALAGIDLEIRRGEFVAVMGPSGSGKSTFMQITGLLDNPTAGQYYFEGTDVSHLDADARADIRSRRLGFVFQAYNLLPRTSALENVELPMVYAGVPAAERARIARDMMEIVGVDHLAHHHPNQMSGGQQQRVAIARSLVNHPGLILADEPTGALDTKTSEDVMRIFKELNEKQGITIMLVTHEPDIAAHAKRIVTFRDGNVISDTLRQAQGDRLVAHGDRLVAQGDRLQAYGETCHAEPVEAWKERVA
- a CDS encoding ABC transporter permease: MSDFKGILRLALQALVRNKVRSMLTMLGIVIGVAAVIVTVAIGSGARVSVQNSINSLGSNLIVVQPGSVTSSGARGGFGTASTLTPADGMAIAQLPGVSAVSPVVTIRTQVVAGGNNWQTTVTGVAPTYAQIRTWPTASGSFFTQNDVNDAAKVAVLGQTDVSELFPNGQNPIGQTILIKGVPFTVVGTLTPLGQSSLGTDQDDTVLIPYTSAMQRITGQTTVNQLMVSAATSDDITPVQNEVTALLTQRHQIAAGQPADFQVRNLQSIAAAASSTGAVMEFLLAGVAAVSLIVGGIGIMNIMMVSVTERTREIGLRMSVGARGATILRQFLTESTVLAAAGGVIGVIAGFIGTFVVAALAKWPTQIPIAWVILSVAFSALVGIFFGYYPAKKAAGLNPIEALRFE
- a CDS encoding HepT-like ribonuclease domain-containing protein, coding for MRSKWRSERIEQRVADVLSSIDAIDEFLAGYDFDAYVRDRKTQSAVERQLLIISEGMTRLTELEQDLPEERRFESRFPHVDVYQIRGMGNRVRHEYRYVNASIIWDTAKGRDLKDLRAALLEGYPSTSSG
- a CDS encoding nucleotidyltransferase domain-containing protein; this translates as MEHATRLGERIKARRREIGMTAARLAAAVGVTENAIRKLESGDSAEPRFSTGVRIAEVLNISADALAGKPISLLAGTPELARVVAAIRTIREPLERDGVAHVDVFGSVARGDAGPESDVDIMITPKISVPFSLIHLGRVSDILERRLGRHADTVTRPAPEDAPHLRDALKEAVRAF
- a CDS encoding helix-turn-helix transcriptional regulator encodes the protein MEHGIGDGLFENLRLELRRGCLTLAVLSQLRTERYGYTLRKALEEAGLEIDEGTLYPLLRRLETQGLLQSEWREENKRRKRFYRLSPPGEQMLDQLTDELHRINTSLQRITAES
- a CDS encoding HD domain-containing phosphohydrolase; amino-acid sequence: MSRVVVIDDYEPTLRMYATAIEKMLGGEVVAFSDPREALHYMSAMDPTLCVVDYSMPEMDGVAFVQELRGVPGRERTPIIMLTGKDDRDLRSRAMSAGVSVFLNKPVSAEEFAGHVRRLATQNNAANVRDGEMRDLKERAESVDRRLHQRDREAIDAVYRTYAARYPDAGARMKQAAEIAVMLAIEVRCSVADVQLLREGAHVYDIGKLAIPDKTLASTAKLSATSRVAVERHADAGAEILAVSESRLFAAASTMARTHHERWDGEGYPRKLKGDAIPLSGRLIAVADALVAMMNARPDRPAMAFGHALDQIKRESGTHFDPAVVSALERIKDKVAQLRA
- a CDS encoding response regulator transcription factor yields the protein MPETKPRVAVIDDEPRIRELLELTLGHHGYAVRTAADGPAGLDLVKDWEPDLIVLDVMMPMVSGIELLPMLRRVTDAPVVMLSARGEVETKVEGLMHGADDYLSKPFEMQELIAHIDAKLRRPHLENRNIIAYDDITVNLDEHTVARAGKRIDLSPLEYDLLVTLVRRPRRVFTRDELLDLVWGNEKDVGQNAVERYISYLRAKIDEGFGRPLIQTVRGAGYTIRAD
- a CDS encoding HAMP domain-containing sensor histidine kinase — its product is MPTEPTFRNFARRITRGYVILAVALIALVAGASSAFFIVGFATTFNQNIDAAQTRVQQRVNEYAARGESLAQIAPNVLAEEPNAHSRMLVLDSQHRVIAGASAQLNDSERAIAGLLFLRPRFVGVPHGGTIVLEPDVGDFTHALVHYWERIVPIGVLAVLIAWLAGRAITGRALRPLREVNDALGSIAQGDFTPKLLIESDSSLHELTQTYNEVAQRLNVATYERRRQEAELRQFIADAGHELRTPLTIFMGYLDALRSGVVQDGESVGRVHETMLDESRKMRAIIEKLILLARLEREVPPVTDRIDLNSIAARAVDALRPLAGERLRFAADGDAAVLGDDTELYEAVKNVVENAVRYAPASPVDVRVGRDGATAVLQVADRGPGMPTIDVEHAFDRFYRGSSHGEIDGSGLGLAIAKRAVERMGGSIALDSRVDAGTTVTMRFPVEA
- a CDS encoding helix-turn-helix transcriptional regulator, with translation MIDAPRTLSRRSDLGSFLRTRRSALRLVDVGLEEESARRHVAGLRREEVAKLAGISTTWYTWIEQGREINFSPDVLDQIGRALLLTGAEIGYLKVLASDTPPQICALDPDIPDALRKLVELHPAAPAYIATPRLDMLVWNTFVSEIFDYDEHKDVLERNILWRMFFDDSRRSLYVDWDTCARACVANFRHTYASYFGDANFDALLEVMQRDADFARMWSDWEVLPPDVPPFLIRHRTLGLCELTPIQASLGVSPGCYLALFSSKNLS